AAATGACAGAAGTGCCCCCTGATGGGCAAGAGTGGGAATTACATCTTGGTTTCATATTCGGACATCAACTCTTATGGTTATTGAAGGTGTAAAAATAACTCGCTAAAGTTTTGTCAGCTTTGCGTTGATGGGATTACCGTGCTGCATCACAGAATAGCAGGGAATGTGTTCAGGACCCACAATTCCTCATGTAGTAGGTGGATGTTATCGaccccatggcaccattcgaagaagagcaggggaattctcccgttagccaacacttatccctcaagcaaGACAGATTGCCTGATCATTTACtttattgctctttgtgggatcttgctgtgcgtaaattggctgccgtgtttcccgacattacaacagtgacttcacttcacaaTGACCTCGTTGGCCGACAAacgttttgggacatccagaggccgTAAAAGGCGGAGTGTAAAcgcaaattatttctttctttctttctctactgAGCGCCTGAACTTAGTTCAATCGTCAAAGGGAGGCTGAGAGCTGATGCCAGGAAGGAAAAGTCAGAGTTCCGCGGCACGCCACTTACCTACAGAGAAGCAACTGTCTGGTTCACCCGGCTGATCACCAATCGGCAATGGTTTTATAGGCGGCGGAGCGTTGATAATTTGCGGAGCGGCGCagaaagtcccaggaaattacgGCGTGCCACAGTGGACGCCGTAATGTCCCAGAACTTCTGCGGTGGAATGTTGGCGAACGCCAGCAAGTATTCAGGAAATTCCAGGGGTCTGTCTTTCAATTCAGCCAACATGACTGGAACAGATAAGCCACAGCTTCAAAAATTCTATTTACAAAATTCAAGTAATTTTTATTGTTCTAAATTTATAAacaattatatatttatatattgttATATCTATTTATTATGTTATACTATTTATTATTTCTTACATATAAATAATTTTTAAGTTACAAAATGTCCTAATATATGTAATGTCCATTCATATTGAGAAAATTAGACTGGTGCCCAACATATCGACAAAAGTGGGCAGGACTGTATATAAAAAACTACACTAACTGATTGTCGGCAAAGCCACAGACAATTTACTGGTACACAGAAACGGTAGGAATGTAAAAACTAGATACAAAATTGAATACAAAATATATGGTACAAATATTGAACAGTAAAGAGACATTGGGATAGCAACCAGAAAACTGCTGCTATCCCATCAGCGCCCGATATTCACCCCCTCTCGTATTCAGTCCCGTTAACTGCAATATTGGGCGAGGCGTAAAACGGGTGGCTGATGCGAACTGCCCTTTTTGCGTTACCGCCCGAACCAATTTCTACCGCATTGTGTCTAAATTGCAGCAAGGAGGCGAGAGACAGACTGCACTGAAATAATTGTAGCCGATGCCACACAATCATTAAAATAATTTGCCCCACTGAGCCCTACCCTGGCTTCACCCACACTCTGCCCCACTTTGCCCCTGTCCCAGCCCCACCCCAGGCCCCGCTTCTCTGTCCGGTTTAGGACTTTGGGGGAGGGCAGTCACCCCCCCTTCAAAATGAAGCCTACTTCGAAGGTCTGGTTAAGCTGCATTGAAAGACTTTATTGTGACTTGCAGCTTAAtggtcctctgcagcagaaccgcTTGCCATTTGTGTCTGTAGATCTTAATGTTCCCTGTGACCAGGACAGTGTACCTTTAAGAAGCTCTTGAGTCAGACAGGAAGTGAAATTGAACAGTGACCTTTGATCCCTCCAACAATGCTACATTCAGCAGCTGTTCGGAGGGGAAGCTGAAGGAGAGGATTCTGTGGGAAAAATGTCTGGTGCTTACTTCAGAAGGACCAGCCTCTTCTGGATGGCTGTTATCACTGGATTCTTTGGGTATTATACTGTAAGTCTGTTTGGAGTAGCATTTGCTCTCTTTGAGTGGGGAGCAGCGGGTTGGAACCTGAAGTCTGTGGGGATGGGGTAAAAACTTGCAAAGGGGCCTGAGCAAGATGGGCTGTGCACAGGTCCCATCTGCAGAATGGGAATTTTGCAAAAATTATTCACAATTGCCTGTTTCTCTACTGAGGCAAGTGCCTGCTCCTTATACTGCTGACACTCctcaggggtggggggtgtgggggaggttcTGGGGCGCCCATCTCCTGTATGTAGGTGATCTCGGGGACCAGGATTATGGCCAGGGTTGGTAGAGCATACTGGGGGTGGGCAGACGTCCTGGTCCCATTGGAGGTGtttccccacccacacccccaatGAATGGGAGAGGGGGTGCGGAGGGGGGCCTGCAGATGGCTGAAGCTCTGCAccaacaacccccccctcccccacccaattcCGAGGCATTGACCGTGACTGGGGATAGAGCTGCACTGGGGATCCTcccttccctgcccccccccccccattcctcacCCAACTGGCGATTCATCAGTCGACCTATGCAGAGAGTAATGGAGGGCTATTCAGCTGTGGGGTGCATCATGGCCAGGttgaagtggcgaaggagcaagGTACAGCCAGTCGGGTTCAGGGCTGCTTTAGAACCTCAAGCTCCTGGGGCTTCAGATTACCCAGGGGCGTAGCTGTGGGTTGGCAGGGGAGGTCTGGAGTGAGGAGGGGTGGACCCCGGGTGGGCCACGTCCCAGTTGATGAGCACCCAGGCCACCCAAATCTGAGCCTGTGTGAATACAGCGAAGTCCGGCCTTAAAACACGTGCCACGAGGGAGATCAGAATAACGGTAAGAGACCGGGAGCGGCCATGGAGTGCTTAATTCAAATGTTTGGATAATCTAATTGTTATTTTGTACAAAAAGTGAATTCAAGTTGACAGGAGTAGATGTGTCAGTGGAAAAGTGTCTCCATAGTTGTTATTTGCATTTCTGCAAACTAGGAAATGACctttcatagaatttacagctcagaaactggccattcggcccaacaggcctatgctggtgtttatgcttcacacgagcctcctccctccctacttcatctaaccctatcagcgtgtccctctattcctttctccctcacgtgtttatccagcttccccttaaatgcatctactccttgtgggagcgagttccacattctaaccgctctctgggtaaagaagtttctcctcaattccttactggatttattagtttaTTTATTCTTCTGCAAAGCATGTGTTGTTTTTCTCTCCAGTTGCTGATGTTTTGGCCGCAGAGCGTACCGTACGAGAGCCTGGGACCCTGGGGTAGTTTCTCCAAGTATCTGGTGGACAACTATCACCAATGCTTGTACATCTGGTAAGTCATGGGTGTgcactgtgacccccccccaaaacccccacAGTCCAGCCCTTGAAGCGGGCTCCCCCAGTTCTATTTGTGTTTATATTCCGTGCTcgttggtttgtcctgtttgaatcttGTGgaactggaggtttggaaagagctgttcctaccgctgttgcctcattggtggaaaaATCCCTAAATCAGATCATCCGAGATCTGTCggtatcagcaacttgaggtATGTGGGAATTAGTGGGAGCAAGGATTAaaacttctccccccccccccccccctcccccgcccatctcccctctttcccccccgccccatctccccctctttcccccccccctccccatctcccctcttcccccccgccccatctcccctctttcccccccccccca
Above is a genomic segment from Heptranchias perlo isolate sHepPer1 chromosome 36, sHepPer1.hap1, whole genome shotgun sequence containing:
- the tmem254 gene encoding transmembrane protein 254 — protein: MSGAYFRRTSLFWMAVITGFFGYYTLLMFWPQSVPYESLGPWGSFSKYLVDNYHQCLYICYWLAWALHLFEALYSVKLCSDKGITSRSVQLKWAFQTFLFGITSLRHLLSYEPEQKRK